The following coding sequences lie in one Cyanobacterium sp. Dongsha4 genomic window:
- a CDS encoding Mo-dependent nitrogenase C-terminal domain-containing protein → MTNNERLNQYNDQQISAWLRGLLTVAYADGHFDPEEKEFIASLTQDELAPNTNLGDLEPITPQELADALGNDPNTKENFLRTAVMMAIANGVYSQSEADAVHAFQEALGLDIEALKSLEATLWNPDREDVSQEESHPPDLLKPVKNWLDDMDVQDPRLARFICKMVPSQCPFERDIVLFGKKIVHIPPMCKLNPLYEQLVGLRFRSLSFLADECKEDVTPYV, encoded by the coding sequence ATGACAAACAACGAAAGATTAAATCAATATAATGATCAACAAATTTCTGCATGGTTACGAGGTTTACTAACTGTTGCCTATGCCGATGGTCACTTTGATCCTGAAGAGAAAGAATTTATTGCTAGTTTAACTCAAGACGAGTTAGCACCAAACACAAATTTAGGTGATTTAGAACCTATTACCCCTCAAGAATTAGCCGATGCTTTAGGGAATGATCCCAATACTAAGGAAAATTTCCTACGTACCGCAGTAATGATGGCGATCGCAAATGGGGTATATAGCCAATCAGAAGCCGATGCAGTTCATGCTTTTCAAGAGGCTTTGGGCTTAGATATTGAAGCGTTAAAGTCCTTAGAGGCAACTTTGTGGAATCCAGACAGAGAAGATGTAAGCCAAGAAGAAAGTCACCCCCCAGACTTATTAAAACCTGTTAAAAACTGGTTAGATGACATGGATGTTCAAGATCCTAGATTAGCTCGTTTTATTTGTAAAATGGTACCTTCTCAATGTCCTTTTGAACGTGATATTGTTTTATTTGGCAAAAAAATTGTTCATATTCCCCCTATGTGTAAATTAAATCCCCTATATGAACAGTTAGTAGGTTTAAGATTTCGCTCTTTATCCTTTTTAGCTGATGAGTGTAAAGAAGATGTTACCCCTTATGTTTAG
- the rfbC gene encoding dTDP-4-dehydrorhamnose 3,5-epimerase, whose product MEIITTEIPEVFIIQPKVFQDDRGFFYESFNARTFQEKTGLNPNFVQDNHSHSQRNVLRGLHYQVQQKQAKLVRVINGEILDVAVDIRKSSPTFTKWVAVKLSAENQKQLWIPEGFAHGFLVLSETADVLYKTNNFYSSQHDRSIRWNDPEIALNWNLKETPILSEKDKNAPLLKDAEIFNN is encoded by the coding sequence ATGGAAATTATCACTACTGAAATCCCCGAAGTTTTCATCATTCAACCTAAAGTTTTTCAAGATGATAGAGGTTTTTTTTATGAAAGTTTTAATGCTCGAACTTTTCAAGAAAAAACAGGCTTAAATCCCAACTTTGTTCAAGATAATCACTCCCATTCTCAACGAAATGTCTTAAGAGGATTACATTATCAAGTACAACAGAAACAAGCCAAATTAGTCAGAGTAATTAACGGAGAAATATTAGATGTAGCAGTTGACATAAGAAAATCATCCCCAACTTTTACAAAATGGGTTGCCGTTAAACTGAGTGCAGAAAACCAAAAACAACTCTGGATTCCAGAAGGTTTTGCTCACGGCTTTTTAGTGCTTTCTGAAACTGCTGATGTTTTATATAAAACCAATAATTTTTATAGCTCACAACATGATAGATCAATTCGTTGGAATGATCCAGAAATTGCCCTTAACTGGAATTTAAAAGAAACTCCAATTCTTTCGGAAAAAGATAAAAATGCTCCCTTGCTGAAAGACGCAGAAATCTTTAATAATTAG
- the ispG gene encoding (E)-4-hydroxy-3-methylbut-2-enyl-diphosphate synthase translates to MQTIDKPLRDLDNNLFDTTIHRRKTRPVKVGNVTVGGNNPVVVQSMINEDTLDVDASVAAIRRLHEIGCEIVRVTVPSLAHAKAVGEIKAKLAQSYQPVPLVADVHHNGMKIALEVAKHVDKVRINPGLYVFEKPSSDRTSYSAEEFAQIGEKIKETLEPLVVSLREQGKAMRIGVNHGSLSERMLFTYGDTPEGMVESALEFIKICESLDFRNLVISMKASRVPVMLAAYRLMVKRMDELGMEYPLHLGVTEAGDGEYGRIKSTAGIGTLLAEGIGDTIRVSLTEAPEKEIPVCYSILQALGLRKTMVEYVACPSCGRTLFNLEEVLHQVREATKHLTGLDIAVMGCIVNGPGEMADADYGYVGKQPGYISLYRGREEIKKVPETEGVKELINLIKADGKWVEP, encoded by the coding sequence ATGCAAACTATTGATAAACCTCTAAGGGATTTAGACAATAACTTATTTGATACGACTATTCATAGACGCAAAACCCGCCCTGTCAAAGTCGGAAACGTAACTGTTGGGGGCAACAATCCTGTCGTAGTACAATCTATGATTAACGAAGATACTCTCGATGTGGATGCTTCCGTTGCGGCTATCCGTCGTTTACATGAAATTGGTTGTGAAATTGTTAGGGTGACAGTGCCAAGTCTTGCCCATGCGAAAGCGGTTGGGGAAATTAAAGCTAAATTAGCACAAAGTTATCAGCCTGTTCCTTTAGTTGCTGACGTGCATCATAATGGAATGAAAATTGCCTTAGAAGTGGCTAAACACGTTGATAAAGTCAGAATAAATCCGGGGTTATACGTATTTGAAAAACCAAGCAGCGATCGCACCTCCTATTCTGCGGAAGAATTTGCCCAAATTGGGGAAAAAATCAAAGAAACATTAGAACCGTTAGTTGTTTCCTTAAGAGAACAAGGAAAAGCAATGCGTATCGGTGTTAATCATGGCTCTTTATCAGAAAGAATGCTTTTTACCTATGGTGACACTCCCGAAGGGATGGTAGAATCAGCCCTAGAGTTTATCAAAATTTGTGAGTCTTTAGATTTTCGTAATCTAGTCATTTCCATGAAAGCCTCCCGTGTGCCTGTCATGTTGGCGGCATATCGTCTCATGGTAAAAAGAATGGATGAGTTAGGAATGGAATATCCTCTACATTTAGGAGTTACCGAAGCAGGAGATGGAGAATATGGCAGGATTAAATCCACAGCAGGAATTGGTACTTTATTAGCAGAAGGTATCGGCGACACCATCCGAGTATCTTTAACAGAAGCCCCAGAAAAAGAAATTCCTGTTTGTTATAGCATTTTACAGGCTTTAGGATTACGGAAGACAATGGTGGAATATGTGGCTTGTCCTTCCTGCGGACGTACTTTATTTAACTTAGAAGAAGTATTACATCAGGTTAGAGAAGCAACCAAACACCTAACAGGATTAGATATAGCTGTAATGGGCTGTATTGTTAATGGACCGGGAGAAATGGCAGACGCAGACTATGGATATGTAGGTAAGCAACCGGGTTATATTTCCCTGTATCGTGGTAGAGAAGAAATCAAAAAAGTGCCAGAGACAGAGGGAGTAAAAGAGTTAATTAATCTCATCAAAGCCGATGGTAAATGGGTTGAACCCTAA